The Spirulina subsalsa PCC 9445 region CCACAAATTGCACGTCGAAAAACATAAGATTCTACCAGTCTAACGGCTTGCAAAAAATCTGTTCTAGGGAACTTACCTGACGCATAATCGTGATAAAGCTCTAAGAGAAATGGATAAGCTACATCTACCTTTAATTCTCGCAAGTCTTGAAAGGCTAGTTTCAGTTCTGGGTTCTGCTCATAGCCCAAAGCCATCGCGCAGTAGTACCGAGCAAAGGTATGAATATCATTGACCAACGCCTCCACACCAGCTTGATCCACTTGTGGGGATATTGAATATTTTTTAAACTCTTCATACACGGCACTTTTATTAGGAATAGCACCAGTTTTTACCGTCAAAAAGTGGCGCATAAAGCTGTCGAATTGTGTTCCATAAGCTTCTTGTCCAAACTCAACTTCCATCGGTCGCCAATATCTCTCATAAAGCTTAGTTTGAAGTTCAGGTTCAAGTCCCATCAAAATGTAATTACGGATTAAGTCTGCTTGAGTTAACTCACGACCCGTGGAGTTCATACTCTCAAAAATAAGTTGGGGATTGTCCTGTTCACGGTTCAGGGCAACATCTACAACCAGTAATTTTGCTAATCCTTTACAGACAATTTCCAAATTGTTTTGAGACTCCTTAATGAGGGACTCAAACAGCTTGAAATTTTGTGTGATACGGATAGAATAGTTTTTGGGCTGTTGATCTCGGTTAAGAATTGCAATCAATGAAGATTTGTCAGTTTGCGACAGAATCAGCTTATAGTGTTTTTCTCCATCCTCTTCCGGATTAAGCAAATAATAGTTTCGCAATTTGCGCGGGGAAAACCCTTCCACGGGTTCAGACTCCCCAAGGGCATTCGCCAAGGCTGCAATTAGTAATGTTACAGTGGTAATGCGTTGTTGTCCGTCAATAACAAGGAGGGGAGACTGACTAGAGACGTGATAAAGTCCTTTTTCAATATAGACAATAGAACCAAAAAAGTGAGAAGTAATTTCATCCTTTGAGCCAGTACGCAGGATGTCATTCCACAACTCCCGACATTCTTTTTCTGTCCATGAGTAGGTACGCTGGTAAATCGGGATAACAAACTGCGGGGATTTTTTAATGAAGGCGAGTAGCTTTGTTTCGGATGCTTTCATTTGAGTAAAATAACATTGACTGGACTGGAGAAAAAGTAGAAAATTCTAGAGATGGGAAAAGATGAGAGGGATGGCTCTATTTTTCCCACCTAATCAGTATTTTATCTGAACTCAACCTGCCCCTTGAGAAAACTTCGCCCGTGCCGTTTTTGCCCCCTCTAAATTCGTACCATCTAAATTAGCCCCGGATAAATCCGCCCCCCTTAAGTCCGATTCCCCAAAATTGGCCCCCGACAAATCCGCTCGTAACAATTTACCCGACTTTAAAACCGCCTCTTTAAAATCACCTTTACTCGCATTTACCCGACTTAAATCGGCTTTTTCTAGGTCAGTATCATTGAAATTGCCCCCCGTGAGATTCGCCCGTTTGAGAATTGTTCGTTCTAAATTAGCCGCCTTCCAAATCGCATCACTCCCATCAATTTGAACCAGACTAGAATTTTTCAGATTAGCTTTATTAAAATTGGCATCACTTAAATCCGCTTTATCCCAATCAAAACGCTTAAATTCAGCCAGTTTAAACGTCGTTTTCGTTAAATCTGCTTTTTCTAAACTGGCTTTTTCTCCCGTTGCTTTAACAAAACTCGCCTCGATGATTTCGGCCTTGTCAAAAATGGCTTCATCTAGAATGGCCTCATCGGCCACAACTTGAGTAAGAACCGCTTTTTCTAGATTAGCCCCAGTTAAATTCGCTCCGGTTAAATTCGCTCCGGTTAAATTCGCTCCGGTTAGATTAGCCCCGGTTAAATTCGCTCCGGCTAAATTTACGCCACTTAAGTCTACGTTTGATAAATCCGCCCCTTGTAAATCAGTTTCCTGTAAATTGGACTCTGCGAGATCGGATTTTTTCAGGTCAGAATCCCTCAAGTCCGTCCCTTGTAGGTTTTCTTCGCTCATGTCGCGATCGCGCAAATCCTGATCACTCAAGTTAGCCGTTTCCCCAATCTCCCCAGTTTGCACCGCTTCCGCCGCTTGATCCGCCTTTTCTTCCAAGTCCCCCCCGGCCGGATCATTCCACGCCTGCACAGGGGCAGGGGATTCCGTCTCCTCTTGGGCTGATTCCCCTTCCACAGCCCCCTGTTGCACCGTATGAACCGCCTCGTGAACAATTAACTCCTGACCTTCAGGAGTGGCAGGTTGATATTCTCCCGCCCCGAAAAAGATATGATGGCCACTGGTAAACGCACGAGCATTCAACTGTTCACACAGTTCATAGGCCACTGCATCATCATGAATCAACATCTGACTGGGATCTGAAACCCCCAGTAACTCCTGCAAGGGAATAGTATCCCAAGCTTCCGGGGGAATGGGAACCCCGCCCGTTTGTTTCGCCCGTTCAATTTGTTCTTCTAAGCTCAGGGGTGCTACATCGGTTTCCTCCGTGTTTTCTGGTGCTTCCACCGGGGCAACCGTATCTTGAGCCTCGTCGTTTTCTCCTTGGGTTTGTACCCCCAAATGACTTAAGCTATGGCCAAACCGCTCGGCCTGTTCCATTTGCGCTTGAATGGTCAGTGGGTTGTTTTTTTTCTCTTTTTTCTGAAGCGTAAACCCACTAGAAGACTGACCAAAGCGATAACGAGGCGGTTTTGAGGAATGGTCTTCTTTTCGTTGAATTCCGGTTTTGGCGCGCATAATCTCAAGTCCCCCTTCATCCAGTATAAGTTCTTGATAGATCCCCTGCCTCTAGTATAAATGCAGGAAGCCTGCGCCAAGACTGGACAGAAATAAGCGTCGGGTAGGTCACAAGAATCAACCAACACGACCCAAGGGGGTACGGAATCCCGCACCCCCTTGGGGAGAAAAAAGGGTTAACCTGTAAACAGTCAACCCATGAGCTTTGGAACGCGCCGCCAAAATTACTTTTGAACAACCAACTTCACGTTGGCATTTTGCAGACCGCGTTGTTTCACTTCCGCTAAGGTTTTGTTCACCGCATACTTTTGGTTGATGGAGTTGATCAACTCAGTTTGGTTGTGTTTTTTAGCAACACCCCAAAGGTCAGCAATCAGGTCAAAAGTACCGTCCGCATTGTGCGACCAACCGAGATCATATTCACCGTCGAGAACGGCAACCAAGTCGGCGCGCACACGCTGACCATTGTAGCCGCGAACATCGGCCTCGGTTTTCACAGAGATCCCCAAGTCACGCAAAGAAGCTTTGAGGATTTCGACATCGGTGATTTTGGTGCGTAAGGTGCTGAAATGAGACATGGGATTTTCCTCTTGAATTAAACGACAGTTGTTGATTTTGAGTTCCGCCTGATTTGAGCAAGAAGGCGGTTTTTCTTTTGCTGCTAGTCTAGGACGGACTAGCCTTTGCTTCTGCCCTCACCCCAAGGTTAAGGAACAGAAGAAAGCCTGTTAAAACTCCAAGCGTTGGTATTCCGCCGTGGAGGCCGCCGCAGGTCTGGCGCGGGTTCGCGCCCAATCTCGTAGGGCTGTGACCTGCTCGGTCATGGTGCGAGATAAGGGAAGGGTGGCCTTAATGGTCGCAATGATGTCCAGTTGAGTAAATTCCCGATCCTGGGCAAAGGCTTCATACATTGCGGCAATAATCGCCTGTTCAATCTCGGCACCGGAAAAACCTTCGGATATTTTGGCTAGCTGGTCGAGGTCAAAGCGGGAAATATCATCCCGTCGCTTGCCTAAATGAATTTGAAAGATGGCTTGCCGTTCTTCAGGTGTGGGCAAGTCTACAAAGAAAATTTCATCAAACCGACCTTTGCGTAAGAACTCACCGGGTAAACGCTCGATGCGGTTGGCGGTGGCCATGACGAACACGGGGGAGGTTTTCTCCTGCATCCAGGTGAGGAATGAACCGAAAATCCGGCTAGAGGTGCCGCCATCGGAATCGGCTGACCCGGTTCCCCCGGCAAAGGATTTGTCGAGTTCATCAATGAACAGGATGGCGGGAGAGATGGATTCGGCGGTTTTTAAGGCGTTGCGCAAGTTGGCTTCAGAACGCCCCACCATTGATCCATCATAGACGCGACCCATATCAAGGCGCAGGATGGGTAAACCCCAGAGGCGAGATGTGGTTTTAGCAATTAAGGATTTCCCACAGCCCGGAACGCCTAAGATTAACATTCCTTTGGGTTGGGGCAACCCGTACTCTCTCGCTCGTTCGGTGAAGGCGTTAGACCGTTGTTTGAGCCAGCGCTTCAGTTCTTCGAGGCCGCCAATCGCGTCGATGGTTTCGTCTTCCTCGATATACTCCAGAATGCCATTGCGCCGAATGAGTTGCTTTTTCTCAGACAGAACAATTTCCACTTCTTCTTCTGTCAGGCGACCGGCTTTAACGTAGGCTTTCCGATACACTTTCTCGGCCTCGTCTTTGGTCAAGCCTAATGCCGCTTTGAGGAGTTTTTCCCGGACTTCGGTGGTAATGCGTCGTCCTTTGACTTTATCGAGTTGGCGGGACAGAACTTGATTGAGTTCTGACATATCCGGTAAGGGAAAGTCTAGCACTACGACATCTTTTTCTAGTTCGATGGGAATTTGCTGCACGGGGGACATGAGAATCATAATTTTCTCTGTACCTTTGGCGGCTAAGATGGCATCCCGTAAGGCCCGTTTTACTCCTGCATCGGCGATGAAGTCGTGTAAATCTTTAAAAATAAATAGCCCGGGTTCTCGTTGCTGAATCACCCATTGAATGGCGGCTTCGGGAGAGATAGTGTTGTGTTGGGGGGAAGGGCGAGTCTGACCGTACTCCACCATGCCACGAGTCATAGTCCAAACAAAAACCCGACTGTATTGAGAACTAGAGGAGTTGCCGGAGTTGGCGGCTGTGTTGGTGGTGCTACCCAGTTGGGCGATTTTGGCGATCGCCTGCTCTGCTCTCTCTTCCTCGGGGGTGACGAGGTAGATTAGGGGATATTGAGCTTGTATGAGAATACTTAACTCTTCTTTCATCGCTGCTGTTTATGGGCTGCTTTCAAATGACTGTACAACTCAGTGGCTCAATGATTGACCCCCTTTGAGATAAGCAATAAGCTAAGATGAGCAATAAGCACTCATGGATTAATGATAGGTTTTGTCACAATTTACTTTGTCACAATTTACAAATTTCCTGAGAAATTCTTGCTTGATTGATGGTTTAGCTACCACCATCAGCTATCAAAATCAGCTATGCTAACCCCAATTCAACAGGGAACCAACGTCTCTTCTCCGTGAGAGTCAGACCGGGAGCCGACAACTTCTCGAACCTGCTCTACTGGAATCTCAATCTCTGGATTAATGTCCTGACCTATCTCTTTCGGCATTTCCTCTGCTAATACAGCAGGTGGTTGGTCGAGGGCGACCATTTCCCCATCACGCTTAACTAGAGGGCTGTGACATTCGGGACAGGAATAGACCCGATGGGTTTTGCCTTGAGAAGCTTCTACATCTTCCACTACTTCCGGATTCTGCAAGTAGAACGCAATTGCTTTTTCTACCATTGCAGACATGGACTCTACCTCAAGGGCGGCCTGAACTTTTAGCCTACGGTGGAGGTTGGGCGGAAGATAAAGTGTAACTTTCTGCTTGTCTTGCATCTCGCACTAATAAGATATCTACCCGGGTATGTTATGCCATGTTAGTCATTCCTTAGAAGACTGTCAAGCTGGTATGCCAGTATGACGGCATAATTGTTACATTTGTTAACAAAGTTATTCATGTAGAGCCTCGGTTTGGCTCTAGGGAATTGGCTACAACACAGCGATACAGTCAATTTCGACCTTAACTCCTTTGGGGAGGCGAGAGACTTCTACGCAGGCGCGGGCGGGGGCGCTGGTGTCCTCGAAGAATTGGGCGTAAACTTGGTTCATGGGGCCAAAATCGTTTAAGTCAGCGAGGAAGACGGTGGTTTTGACGACTCGTTTAAAGTCGGCTCCGGCGGCTTGTAGGATGGCGGCTAGGTTGCGCATGACTTGTTCTGTTTGTTGGCTGATGTCATCGCCGCCGACGATTTCTCCGGTGTGGGGATCGAGGGGGATTTGTCCGGCGACAAAGATGAGGGTTCCGGTGGCGGCGATCGCTTGACTATAGGGGCCAACGGGGGCGGGTGCTTCTTCGCTATGGATAATTTGCTTGGTCATGGATTTTGTCCGATTTAACGGGTTAACCTCGCTATTTTAATCCTTTTCCGGGTTTCTCTAACCAAGGCTTTTTGAGGAGGGACTTGGGAAAATCTAAATAGATGTGTTATTCTAGATGATCGCTGAACAAAAGGGCATGTAGCTCAGAGGATAGAGCACTGGATTCCGGTTCCAGGTGTCGGGGGTTCGACTCCCTCCATGCCCGTTGAATTTTCCCCAGACCCCTATGTTACCGAGAGAAGAATTACTGAAAGGTGTCGAAAATCGTCAAGAAGTCGCCCGCGTGATTGACCAGGCGGAACAGGCGATTAAAACGTGGGAAGTGGTGACGACGGATTTTGTCTCTCCTCCGGTGTTGATGGAGGTGCGGGGGAGGTTTGCCCAACTGACGGAGGTGGAGTTATTGCCTTGGGGCGGCTATCCCCAAGCGGAACGGCAACGAGTGGCGATCGCACGTTCTGAACTACCCATCGATTTTACTCAAGTTCCCCTCGCGCTGTTGGATATTGCGGGAAATTTCCTCTTTGACTCGGCCACCCATCGGGACTTTTTGGGGGCAATTTTAGGCACAGGTTTAGTGCGGGAAAAGGTGGGGGATATTGTGGTATTGGGAGAACGGGGCGCTCAAGTGATTGTAGCGCCGGAGTTGGTGGACTTTTTAACCAGTAGTTTGGTGCAAGTGCGTTCTGTCCCGGTGAAAACCCAACAGGTGGACTTTAGTGAGTTAAAATATCGCCCCCCGACGAAGAAGGAATTAACGACGGTTGAAGCCTCTTTGCGTTTAGATGCGATCGCCTCGGCGGGTTTGGGAATGTCTCGGAATAAGATGGTGGAGGCGATTAATGGGGGAGATGTGCGGGTGAATTGGAAGGAAATCACCCAACCCAGTTATACCATTCAGTCTGGGGATTTAATCTCGGTACGGGGAAAAGGACGGGTTGAAGTCGGGGAAATAATGATTACAAAAAAAGAACGCTATCGCGTCCAATTAACTCGTTTTAAGTAACGGAGTATTTAGGCTCAATTTTCTTCAATTAACAGGCCTTAAATCTCTTCCGGTTTCGGCAAAACAGTTAACAGTTCAAAAACTAAAAATTGCTCACCCGATGATAGGGTTTTTAGTAACTTAATCTTGGCTTCAGGGGTCAAAAAAACTCGGTGTCGGGAAGACAACAAAAAATCACGACCTTCTACATACCCTTCTTCCTCTAACCGTTGGCGCACTAAGGAAAGAGCCAGATGATTTAAGTCTAATTCCGGCATGAGATAGTCCGGGTTTTCCAGAATCCAACGGGCGGCCTCTGGCACAGTCTCAATTAAATGATAAACCCCTTGACTTAAGACTACTTCGATTAAGCTCGGATTGGGTAAAACGGTTAAAAAATCTTTCAAAGACTTGACTAATGCAGAATTGCGACTTTTTAAAACATCAACGGCTAACTCTATATAATATTCATCAACCTGACGACGACTCATGATAATCTGTCCTTGCCGAGTCATGGAGCGATCGCGAAGTACATCGGAAGGAGATTCACCACTAAAAGAAGAAACGGGAATACACTCTGAGCAGGAGACACAAGTCATATCGATACCAGATGATAAATAAAGCCACAAGCAAGAGAAAGGAGTCATAGGGGATTAGCCTCCTGACTCCTGTAACTACCTTGACCTGAGACTTTGTGACCCACAAACTGAAGTTCAACCAATGACTTATTGGGTTACTGTATTCACTCTAGGAAAAGATTGTGAGGATTTTGTGAGCAGTGTTCACAATTTACACAAGTCCCAGACTATTTTTGAGTTTAGTTCGATTTCGCGGTTGGTCGAACGACAACCACCCCATAAGCATCGGGGTTTAAATAACATTGAGCGACGTTTTGAATATCGGCCGGGGTAATAGCCTGAATGCGTTGGGGATAGGTTAAGGCAGGTTCTAAATTGCGCAATTTACAGTAATAGTAGCCGTAAAGACTGGTGCGATCACTCGGGCGCTCATTATTAAACACAAACCGATTCACCGCTTGAGTCCGAATGCGCTCTAAATCCTTGGGATTAACGGGTTCTTGTTGGAAGGATCTCAGGTGTTGTGCGATCGCCTCCTCCACCACCGCCACATTTTCCGTCGGTAACTGAGCCGCAATATAAAACACCCCTTGGAGATGATAGGTCATATTACTGACCCCAATGGAGGTCACTAACTGCCGTTCCTCCCGCAAATCCCGGAACAAACGGGAGAGTTTCCCCTGACCCAACAACGTCGCCAACACATCTAAACCGTAGGTTTTCCCCAACTCCAACAAACCCGGCACCCGCCACACCATCACTAAACGGGCTTGTTGCACGCGAGAATCAACCAACTCCCGACGCACAATTCCTTCAAAAGGCGGTTCTGCCAGAAAATCCTCCCAGGGGGGAGAGTCAAGAACATCAGTCAGGGGGGAGCGTGGTTCATACACCGCCCCAAAACTCTCCTCCACCTGCTCAATCAACGTTTCTACAGGCAAATTCCCCACCACAGCGGCCGTCATTTGGTGGGGTTGATACCATTGGGCATGAAAATCACGCATTTGTTGGGGGTGTAACCCTTGAATCACCGCCGTTGGACCCAATACCGGACGACGATAAGGCGATCGCTCAAAACAAGTCTCCATCGCCTGCATATAGACCCGCCGACTCGGATTATCCTCAGAACGGCGAATCTCCTCCAGCACCACCGACCGTTCCCGTTCAAAGGCCCCATCCGGCATACAGGCATTTAACACCACCTCCAACTGAAGGGGCAGCAAATCCCCAAAATCCTGCGCCGCCGCCGTCAAATAGTAGTGCGTGTAATCCTGACTCGTCGCTGCATTCGTCACCGCCCCCCGTTCCTCAATCCGACGCTCAAACTCCCCACTCGGCAAATTGGGCGTTCCCTTAAAGATCATGTGTTCTAAAAAGTGCGCCATGCCATTAATCTCATCCAACTCCAGCGCCGACCCCACATTGAGCCACAAATTAAACGACACCACCGCCCCCGGCATTTGTTGGGCTACGATCGTTAAACCATTGGGCAATTGATGAATCGTGGGTTGATTTAAAGGCAACGTCGGGGGTAGCACTGTATAGGTCATGGTTGAATCTCAGGAGGGGTTATTCTTAGTCGTGCTTCGCTGTTCTATGCTGGTCGGCTTTTCATCTCATCGGTGTTCGTGAAACGTTGCGCAGCAAAACCGAGAGCCTTTGCTGCGCAACGTTTCACGAACAAGCCGACATTTTAGGTAATCATTCGTGATAAGTAGGGTCTGCCGAATATCCATCTAATCACTGTTAATAGGACTTTCGATTGGGAGCGAGAAACTCAAGGTTTTAGGGATAAATTATCAAAAAGGCTTGCCTTTTTCCGACTCCCCCTGTTCCCTGTTCCCCATTCCCCACCGGGAATAGAGTTATTCAGCAAGCCCTAAGTCAGAGTCAAGAGGGAGGCAACAGGCGCAATTCTAGCCCTCATGGGGAGGAGGATTACTGGCCGAAGGTTTGCGGTCAATCACCTGATCAATTAAACCGTAATCCTTCGCCTCAGCCGGAGACATAAAGAAATCCCGGTCTGTATCCACCTCAATCCGTTCGATGGGTTGTCCCGTATGATGGGCTAAATGTTGATTTAACAGAGCCTTCAAATAGAGAATTTCCTTCGCTTGGATTTCAATATCCGTCGCTTGGCCTTGGGCTCCCCCTAACGGTTGATGAATCATAATCCGGGAGTGGGGCAAACTCAAGCGTTTTCCCTTCGTCCCGGCACTCAACAAAAACGCCCCCATACTGGCCGCCAATCCCACGCAAATCGTCGAGACATCCGGCCGCACTTGATTCATGGTGTCAAAAATCCCCAGTCCTGCCGAGACAGACCCTCCCGGAGAGTTAATGTAGAGATAAATATCTTTTTCCGCGTCTTCGGCTTCCAAATAGAGCAACTGCGCCACAATCAGGTTAGCAATTTCATCCGTTACAGGTTGCCCTAAGAAAACAATCCGTTCTTTCAGCAGGCGAGAATAAATATCAAAGGCACGTTCGCCACGGCCGGAAGTTTCAATAACAGTTGGGATCATGGAAAAGGCTCTATTGATGATGTTGATTGGGTTATTCCCATCAAGTCTAACAGAATATCGCTTGAAGCGGGGAGGGGGTCAAGGTTAGGGAATAGGGAATAATTCTTAATTCCCCGACTGATTCAGCAAACCCTATTTACGCCCCATTAACCAATAGGTGGTCATAATCCCTCGGCCTTTGACTTCAATCTCGCCTCGTTCCTCCAGCCAATAATTCTGTTTTAAGACATCATAGATTTCTGCGGTGACTTGAATGCGATCGCTCATTCCTTGAGATTCCATCCGCGAGGCCACATTTACCGTATCCCCCCAGAGATCATAAATAAACTTCTTAATGCCAATTACCCCAGCCACCACCGGGCCGGTATGAATACCAATGCGGAGACGGAACGGTTTACCATCCATCCGATCAAAACGGCGGATGGCTCGCTGCATATCTAACCCCATATCTGCGATCGCCTCAATATGATGCTGCATTTCCGTTTCCGGGAAACCCCCAGCCACCATGTAAGAATCCCCAATCGTCTTAATCTTCTCCAAATTGTACCAATCCGCCAACTGGTCAAAGGCCGAGAAAATCTGATTCAACAAATCCACCAACTCCGTCGGGGGAATCGCCGCCGAAAGGGAAGTAAAGTCCACAATATCCGCGAACAAAATCGACACATTATCAAACCGTTCCGCAATCGACTGTTCCTCCTGCTTCAACCGTTCCGCAATCGACCGAGGCAAAATATTCAACAGCAACCGTTCCGACTTCTCCCGTTCTAGGTGTAGGGCATCCTCCGCCGCCTTCT contains the following coding sequences:
- a CDS encoding DUF262 domain-containing protein, with amino-acid sequence MKASETKLLAFIKKSPQFVIPIYQRTYSWTEKECRELWNDILRTGSKDEITSHFFGSIVYIEKGLYHVSSQSPLLVIDGQQRITTVTLLIAALANALGESEPVEGFSPRKLRNYYLLNPEEDGEKHYKLILSQTDKSSLIAILNRDQQPKNYSIRITQNFKLFESLIKESQNNLEIVCKGLAKLLVVDVALNREQDNPQLIFESMNSTGRELTQADLIRNYILMGLEPELQTKLYERYWRPMEVEFGQEAYGTQFDSFMRHFLTVKTGAIPNKSAVYEEFKKYSISPQVDQAGVEALVNDIHTFARYYCAMALGYEQNPELKLAFQDLRELKVDVAYPFLLELYHDYASGKFPRTDFLQAVRLVESYVFRRAICGIPTNSVNKTFANFTKFIKKDEYLETIKAHFMRLPSYRRFPNDEEFKRVLQTKDLYNIRDRSYWLRRLENHDRKERVAVDEYTIEHIMPQNANLSPAWRASLGLDWQRIHKTYLHTLGNLTLTAYNSRYSDKSFPEKRDMEKGFKESPLKLNQGLGQIKQWDENAICQRADRLSQMALDVWIAPKLESDGA
- a CDS encoding pentapeptide repeat-containing protein, producing MRAKTGIQRKEDHSSKPPRYRFGQSSSGFTLQKKEKKNNPLTIQAQMEQAERFGHSLSHLGVQTQGENDEAQDTVAPVEAPENTEETDVAPLSLEEQIERAKQTGGVPIPPEAWDTIPLQELLGVSDPSQMLIHDDAVAYELCEQLNARAFTSGHHIFFGAGEYQPATPEGQELIVHEAVHTVQQGAVEGESAQEETESPAPVQAWNDPAGGDLEEKADQAAEAVQTGEIGETANLSDQDLRDRDMSEENLQGTDLRDSDLKKSDLAESNLQETDLQGADLSNVDLSGVNLAGANLTGANLTGANLTGANLTGANLTGANLEKAVLTQVVADEAILDEAIFDKAEIIEASFVKATGEKASLEKADLTKTTFKLAEFKRFDWDKADLSDANFNKANLKNSSLVQIDGSDAIWKAANLERTILKRANLTGGNFNDTDLEKADLSRVNASKGDFKEAVLKSGKLLRADLSGANFGESDLRGADLSGANLDGTNLEGAKTARAKFSQGAG
- a CDS encoding DUF1257 domain-containing protein — encoded protein: MSHFSTLRTKITDVEILKASLRDLGISVKTEADVRGYNGQRVRADLVAVLDGEYDLGWSHNADGTFDLIADLWGVAKKHNQTELINSINQKYAVNKTLAEVKQRGLQNANVKLVVQK
- a CDS encoding AAA family ATPase, producing MKEELSILIQAQYPLIYLVTPEEERAEQAIAKIAQLGSTTNTAANSGNSSSSQYSRVFVWTMTRGMVEYGQTRPSPQHNTISPEAAIQWVIQQREPGLFIFKDLHDFIADAGVKRALRDAILAAKGTEKIMILMSPVQQIPIELEKDVVVLDFPLPDMSELNQVLSRQLDKVKGRRITTEVREKLLKAALGLTKDEAEKVYRKAYVKAGRLTEEEVEIVLSEKKQLIRRNGILEYIEEDETIDAIGGLEELKRWLKQRSNAFTERAREYGLPQPKGMLILGVPGCGKSLIAKTTSRLWGLPILRLDMGRVYDGSMVGRSEANLRNALKTAESISPAILFIDELDKSFAGGTGSADSDGGTSSRIFGSFLTWMQEKTSPVFVMATANRIERLPGEFLRKGRFDEIFFVDLPTPEERQAIFQIHLGKRRDDISRFDLDQLAKISEGFSGAEIEQAIIAAMYEAFAQDREFTQLDIIATIKATLPLSRTMTEQVTALRDWARTRARPAAASTAEYQRLEF
- a CDS encoding CopG family transcriptional regulator, translating into MQDKQKVTLYLPPNLHRRLKVQAALEVESMSAMVEKAIAFYLQNPEVVEDVEASQGKTHRVYSCPECHSPLVKRDGEMVALDQPPAVLAEEMPKEIGQDINPEIEIPVEQVREVVGSRSDSHGEETLVPC
- a CDS encoding RidA family protein, which encodes MTKQIIHSEEAPAPVGPYSQAIAATGTLIFVAGQIPLDPHTGEIVGGDDISQQTEQVMRNLAAILQAAGADFKRVVKTTVFLADLNDFGPMNQVYAQFFEDTSAPARACVEVSRLPKGVKVEIDCIAVL
- a CDS encoding photosystem II S4 domain protein yields the protein MLPREELLKGVENRQEVARVIDQAEQAIKTWEVVTTDFVSPPVLMEVRGRFAQLTEVELLPWGGYPQAERQRVAIARSELPIDFTQVPLALLDIAGNFLFDSATHRDFLGAILGTGLVREKVGDIVVLGERGAQVIVAPELVDFLTSSLVQVRSVPVKTQQVDFSELKYRPPTKKELTTVEASLRLDAIASAGLGMSRNKMVEAINGGDVRVNWKEITQPSYTIQSGDLISVRGKGRVEVGEIMITKKERYRVQLTRFK
- a CDS encoding M16 family metallopeptidase, which encodes MTYTVLPPTLPLNQPTIHQLPNGLTIVAQQMPGAVVSFNLWLNVGSALELDEINGMAHFLEHMIFKGTPNLPSGEFERRIEERGAVTNAATSQDYTHYYLTAAAQDFGDLLPLQLEVVLNACMPDGAFERERSVVLEEIRRSEDNPSRRVYMQAMETCFERSPYRRPVLGPTAVIQGLHPQQMRDFHAQWYQPHQMTAAVVGNLPVETLIEQVEESFGAVYEPRSPLTDVLDSPPWEDFLAEPPFEGIVRRELVDSRVQQARLVMVWRVPGLLELGKTYGLDVLATLLGQGKLSRLFRDLREERQLVTSIGVSNMTYHLQGVFYIAAQLPTENVAVVEEAIAQHLRSFQQEPVNPKDLERIRTQAVNRFVFNNERPSDRTSLYGYYYCKLRNLEPALTYPQRIQAITPADIQNVAQCYLNPDAYGVVVVRPTAKSN
- the clpP gene encoding ATP-dependent Clp endopeptidase proteolytic subunit ClpP gives rise to the protein MIPTVIETSGRGERAFDIYSRLLKERIVFLGQPVTDEIANLIVAQLLYLEAEDAEKDIYLYINSPGGSVSAGLGIFDTMNQVRPDVSTICVGLAASMGAFLLSAGTKGKRLSLPHSRIMIHQPLGGAQGQATDIEIQAKEILYLKALLNQHLAHHTGQPIERIEVDTDRDFFMSPAEAKDYGLIDQVIDRKPSASNPPPHEG